The Symphalangus syndactylus isolate Jambi chromosome 1, NHGRI_mSymSyn1-v2.1_pri, whole genome shotgun sequence DNA segment CAAGCAGACTTGGGGTTAGAAGGCCCAAGAAGGTGCTTGGTGCCAGGAATATGGGCCAAGGGCCCGTACCGTTGAGGAGGGTCCCTACTGCCTGCTGCAGGGAATCGGAAGGCGGAAGGACCTGGAGCGGCTGTGGCAGCGGCACACCTTCCTGCGCTGGGCACCCTGTGAGATAGAGTTGCGCCAGGAGGGGCCCCTGGAATCTTCTTACCAGGCTGATTTCCGACCAGGCTCAGGACTCAGTGGCCTCCCCCAGCGCCTCGTCCACTTTGTGCAGGTCCAGCCTTCCCATACCAGGACCACCTACCAGCAGAACTTCTGCTACCCATCCCAGGGTGGCCACTGTGGCAGCTACAAGGTAGGGTCCCAGGCGCCGGTCACTGACATACTGCCTGACCTCCCAGGGATCCCAAGACCCAAGCTGCTGCAGCACTATCTTCATGCTGGGGTCTCTGAGTGTCTAAACGGTCCAGAGCATTAAACAAGGACAGCTGACACAGCACATTGTCTGTGTTTGCAGCCCACAATGGGATGCAGCCCAAGAGGCTGAAAGGTAGTAGTGGGCTGCCAGGTCTTGTGCCTGTCTCCCATGGCACTTGTGCCCATGGTGTGTTTGTGTGCTGGGCGTGAGAGGTGCTGCTCTGGGATCCCTGCCACTAAGTGAGAAAGGGTAAGGCCTGCAGGAGGCTAAGAGTCCAGGAGGATTGCCATAGCCACAGCAGGTGGGTTCCAGGGCCCCAAGTACTACTCTGTTCTTGCAGTAAACCCAGCTGTAGAGAGGAAGATTAGAGGGCAGTCCCCAGCCTAAGTTGAAGTCAGGACAGAGCAGGTGGTAGGGTAGAGGGGGTGACACTGAGGGAGGGTCCTTATGAAGGCAGTGGAGTGACTATCTTCCCCAGAACCTTTCTCCTCTGGGAAACAGCCTATTCCCCCAAACAGAGACATCTCTGTGTTGGTTTCCTCTGCCAGCATGCCAGACAACGTGCAAATATCCTGTGGGCCACTGACTTTCTAGGTGCTTCACCCTAGAATGAAAGGCATCACTGGGGAAGCAGGCCAAGTACTCAGTGTAGCTATGGCAAAAGCAGACCCCAGAGACCAGTACTAGTGGGCAACAAAGGCTGGAAGAAGGAAGAGTTGGCAGCTTTCTCAGGAGGCAGCTGCCTTTGAGGGGTTTGTTGGGTAGCCACACAGTCCTGTCCAAGAGACAGCTGCTCCACAGCTGAGACAGAAAGagacttccctgggccacagaatCCACTGAACCACCCCTCCCTGTGGGGGTGAGCAGAGACCCTAAGAAGACACTCTAACTTGGATCTGGAGGTCTTCCTAACCCTGTGGTatgctgttgttgttttctgagcACTTCTCTGGTCATCCTATCCTGCCATCCTTTGGTGACATGTGACAGCCCTTCCTTACTGTCCTAGTGCTCTCTAATCCCCAGGACAGTAAGGAGGCACTGTCATCACATGTTGCCAAAGAATAAGCTGAGGCTTAGATGGAACAGAAACACCAAATCACTTTGGGAACAACGACCAGATCCAAGAGGCTCCTTCTGGACCCTCATCCCTAGGGGCATTGAGACCCCCAAAGGAAGGCAGGGGCAGTGGAAGCAACAAGGGAGTTCACACCAGGGTCCACACGCTAGGTTTTAGCAGCACTTTTACTTCCACATCCAAACTCCCTGGGTCCTCACAACAGCCCAGTGAGGTAGGTAGGGTAGGAAGGTTTCAGAGATCcccatttatagatgaggatgctgaggcacagagaggtgaagtgacttgtccaaggtcatacaacCAGCAGTGTAGAGGGCTCAAAGCCAGCATTCCTCcgctcgaactcctgtgctctgGCCCTCTGGCAGTTCCCACATCCTCTCTATTCTCTCTGTGTCCCCCACCCTCTCAACTCTCCTGGGTCTACAGGGACCCTAAAGGCAGCCTGGCAGCTGAGATTTTTCAGGAATGGCAACTGGGGTAGGCCTGGTCAACTCCAGATAGGAACTGACCCTGAAGAGCATGAGGCCAGCTTTCCTTCTCCCTATTTCCCAGTTGGATGGAAGGCCCAGTAGGTCCCAGGGCAAGGATGGAGCTAGGCATGATTCATGAATGAATGGTGATAAAGGTAGGTGTAAGCATATGTGTGTCCTGCACAAAAGACAAAGGCTCCCCTAACCCAAGACCCCAAGGCAGTGTCTCAAGTGCTCACCCCTGTGCCTCTCTCATCCCACAGAGCCATAGTGAGTGTCCTCAGCAGCAAAAGGAGCCATAGAAATAGCTGCCTCTGGCAATGAGCTGCTCCAGTGGACAGCTCCCACCAGGCCTTCAGACTCCATCACGCAGACACAGTGCCTCCACGGCTTGACTGGGGCCCTGGGCCACACCCCCAATAACAAACAGCCGGGGCCCAGCCTGCAGACTAGAGCAGGAGCAGCGGGCAGTGGGCATGGCAGGCAATGCCTCCCAGCGCCGCCGTGCAAGGCTAAAGCTCTCCACAGAGCCCAAAGGACATGGCTGGTTTCCtgcaagaaggagagagaaggctgTGAGAGGCACAGGCTGTAGGGACTCCAGGCCCTTTTGCTCCCTAAGCCCAGAGAACAGCCCAGTAGATATCACCCCAGGATGAGCTATCAGGGTCTTGCTCCTCATTGCCTGTGTtcatcatttgttcattcattcatgtttcTATATGTCCTCTTGGCTGTGCATACAGTGGTCATTTGTCCTGCTGCTGTCTCGTAGACCCTTGCTGGTGCTTGACAGAGCCCCCAGTCACTGAGGAACACCCTGAGTGCTGGGCCAGGCAGACCACATCCTGCCTGCTTCATAGATAGGGAAAAGAGCTCACAAAGCCCTGACCCCTGGAGTGCCTGGAGATGGGCAGAAGGTGGCACACATGCTGGGGGCTAGTCTTTCCTGTCTTGGgactccctcctctccccagccccataGAGACTTACCAAGGCCCCCAATGGCCACAACGTGGCCCCCAAGGGACCCAACCACAAAGTCTGCCCTCTTATCCCTCATGCGCAGGCTGCGGGGCAGTTTGGTCCAGGA contains these protein-coding regions:
- the C1H3orf84 gene encoding uncharacterized protein C3orf84 homolog isoform X1 codes for the protein MQSALVGSWHNNGFYGHYRSQFKSESAREYRLAAKPQPPAVFLQRCQEPAQQHFFSKHDNRTSFDKEGPYCLLQGIGRRKDLERLWQRHTFLRWAPCEIELRQEGPLESSYQADFRPGSGLSGLPQRLVHFVQVQPSHTRTTYQQNFCYPSQGGHCGSYKVGSQAPVTDILPDLPGIPRPKLLQHYLHAGVSECLNGPEH
- the C1H3orf84 gene encoding uncharacterized protein C3orf84 homolog isoform X2; this encodes MQSALVGSWHNNGFYGHYRSQFKSESAREYRLAAKPQPPAVFLQRCQEPAQQHFFSKHDNRTSFDKGPYCLLQGIGRRKDLERLWQRHTFLRWAPCEIELRQEGPLESSYQADFRPGSGLSGLPQRLVHFVQVQPSHTRTTYQQNFCYPSQGGHCGSYKVGSQAPVTDILPDLPGIPRPKLLQHYLHAGVSECLNGPEH